One Tunturibacter gelidoferens genomic region harbors:
- a CDS encoding response regulator produces the protein MPHTKIEHSIVDDEILATPKILLVDDDETTREILSAILETSGFQVVVAANVNDALSLIGAQTFDVLLSDLHMPNPGDGLTVVSAMRHANPKAVTLILSSYPAMKEAAEAILLQADGVLVKPMAVVMLVDLIRGRLKQRTIPARVIASVADILEEETQSTISDWLLRVELEPDIITIPLGYDDRTAHLLDLFSDLVCRLRYPLPLGTRALVSTAAAQHGVDRRRQGYTAAMMVEESRMVQVSIFHTLQNNLYRVNLSLVLVGVMTIADEVDSQLAQAMASYVSESNLDALPVVA, from the coding sequence ATGCCCCATACGAAAATAGAGCACTCTATCGTAGACGATGAGATATTGGCTACACCAAAAATATTGCTCGTTGATGATGACGAAACCACCCGCGAAATCCTTAGTGCAATTCTTGAAACTAGTGGATTTCAAGTCGTTGTGGCTGCGAATGTCAACGATGCTCTCAGCCTTATAGGCGCTCAGACTTTCGACGTATTGCTAAGCGACCTTCACATGCCCAATCCAGGTGATGGACTAACTGTGGTCAGCGCCATGCGCCATGCTAATCCCAAAGCCGTGACGCTCATCCTCAGTTCGTATCCCGCAATGAAAGAGGCTGCGGAGGCGATTTTGCTACAAGCGGATGGCGTTCTGGTAAAACCGATGGCGGTAGTCATGCTGGTCGATCTAATCAGAGGACGGCTGAAGCAGAGGACAATTCCTGCGCGAGTTATAGCGAGCGTTGCCGATATCCTCGAAGAGGAGACACAATCGACAATCAGTGATTGGCTTCTGCGTGTTGAACTTGAGCCTGACATTATTACTATCCCTTTGGGTTATGACGACCGTACCGCACACCTCCTAGACCTATTCAGTGACCTTGTTTGTCGTCTTCGCTACCCACTACCATTGGGTACGCGTGCCCTGGTGTCCACCGCAGCAGCTCAGCATGGGGTAGACCGACGTAGGCAGGGCTATACGGCAGCGATGATGGTGGAAGAATCGCGAATGGTGCAGGTAAGCATCTTCCATACCTTACAAAATAATCTGTACAGAGTGAACTTGAGTCTGGTCTTGGTGGGAGTAATGACGATAGCAGACGAGGTAGACTCGCAACTCGCTCAGGCGATGGCGAGCTATGTTTCAGAGTCAAACCTTGACGCTCTACCTGTAGTTGCCTAG